One Pogoniulus pusillus isolate bPogPus1 chromosome 42, bPogPus1.pri, whole genome shotgun sequence genomic window, CCCGCACAGCACCGCACACGCAGCCAGCCCCGGCCCGCACAGCACCGCGCACGCAGCCAGCCCCGCGCACGCAGCCAGCCCCGCGCACGCAGCCAGCCCCGCGCCCGCACAGCACCGCACACGCAGCCAGCACCGCGCACGCAGCCAGCACCGCGCACGCAGCCAGCCCCGGCCCGCACAGCACCGCGCACGCAGCCAGCCCCGGCCCGCACAGCACCGCACACGCAGCCAGCCCCGGCCCGCACAGCACCGCGCACGCAGCCAGCCCCGGCCCGCACAGCACCGCGCACGCAGCCAGCCCCGGCCCGCACAGCACCGCGCACGCAGCCAGCCCCGGCCCGCACAGCACCGCGCACGCAGCCAGCCCCGCGCCCGCGCTCCCGCTCCGCCGCCGCCTCCGGCTCCGCTGGGCCGGGGGGAGGCATCCCCAGAACACCGCACCTATGGCTGCCCCCTgccttccacagcctcccctcccctctctatCCTTAGCCTCAGTGCCCCCCACAACCGTAACCCCCCCACAGCGTTACTCACTGTCCCACCTTACTCTCCAGTAGCCCCCCAGGTGCTTACCTCCAATATCCCCCCCATCTTTAACCCCCCAATATCCCTCCCATATCTTTAACCCCCCCTCTCATTTTTACCTCCTCCCTTAGCCCCCTCCCCTCAATGTCCCCCCATGTTATTAGTCTCAATATCCTCCTTACATCTTCACCCTCAATATCCCCCCCGTATCCTGACCCCTCAGTACTGTCCTATATATACCCTTAATAACCCCCCCAACATCCCTCTATATCCTTACCCCCAACAGCCCCCTGTTTCCCCTCAGTATCACCCCCATCTCCTTAACTCCCCCCCATATCTTCAGCCCTTGTATCCCCCCTCCTACCCTTAACTTCCATATCCTTACCCCCATATCCCTAACCTCATTGTCCCTCATATCCTTACCCCCAGATACATCTCCCCCATATCATTACCCTCAATAGCCCCTCCCAGGTACTTACCCCCAAATGTGCCCCCCCATATCCTTGTACTCAATACCCCTCCATATCCTTACCCCCAAATATGTCCCCTTCATGTCCTTATCCTCAATACCCCCCAGGTACTTACCCCCAAATATGTCCCCTCCATGTCCTTATCCTCAATACCCCCCAGGTACTTACCCCCAAATATGCCCCCCCATATCCTTGTCCTCAATACCCCTCCATATCCTTACCCCCAAATATGTCCCCCCCATGTCCTTATCCTCAATACCCCCCAGGTACTTACCCCCAAATATGTCCCCCCCATATCCTTACCCCCAAATATGGCCCCTCCATATCCTTACCCTCAATACCCCCCCATATATTTACCCCCAAATATGACCCCCATATCCTTACCCCCAATATTCCCCCTATATCCTTAGCCTCCATATCCTCTATCCCCCCAGAGTatgccctcctccctccccacaccCTCCCCCAATATCCTTAACCCCCACCAATATTCCTCCTCCCATCCTTCCCCTGCAAACCCCCAGATCATCCCCTGGGAAAAGCAGGAATGGGATTGGCACCTCCCAGCCCCAAGGGTGCCTCGTTGTGAAGGTCCAGAAGTCAGCCCAAACAGTGACCTGGCTGCTGGTCAGGGCCCAattcccctctcccagccctggagatccATCAGCAAATGCtgaccagcagcagagcacagggaggttgCCTCTGGAAGTCAAAATCTGAGTCTAACCTTTCattaaatgcctttttttccccctccccaccccaaccctggaggtctCTCGGTTGCCCCAGCACAAGGCAGCCTGCTGGGCATCTACAACGGGGAGGACTTTGTGTTTGAGGAGAGCAGCTGGTACCTGATCAACCTCCTCAAGCTCCTCTGGCACTATGGCCTCAACCCCCTGCGGATGTACATGTGGGTGGAGGACATCCTGGACAAGTTCATGAGGTACAGTGGGCACCTGTGATGGGAGAGGTGGGCAAGGAGCTCCTGGTTGCTCTGTCCCAGTGAGCAATCCTGAGATGAtagcatcaagagaagtgatcAGAGAATGgaatgcatagaatcacagagccaggcaggttggcagagagctccaagctcagccagcccagcctagcccccagccctgcccaaccaaccagaccatggcactcagtgccccagacagccttggctgcaacacctccagccatgggcactgcaccacctccctgggcagcccatcccagtgccaatcactctctctgccaacaacttcctcctcacctccagcctcagcctgccctgccacagcttcagcctctggcccctgcttctggccctgcctgcctggcagcagagcccaaccccacctggctacagcctccctgcaggcagctgcaggcagcaatcagctctgccctgagcctcctctgctgcaggctgcacccccccagctccctcagcctctcctcacagggctgtgcagaacttcctcctaacatccatcacTGCTCAAAATGCTTCTGTTGGGCAAGGATAGGACATTGATAAGGAAAGTTCAGATCTGCTTAGCCCAGGGTTTggttggaggagctgctgctgccaggaagaGCTGTGAAGCTTTAGTGATCCTCCTCAGATTCTGTGGCtaaaactcatagaatcagtcaagggtggaggggaccacaaggagcagccagttccaacctccctgccatgggcagggacacctcacactagatcaggctggccacagtctcatccagcctggccttaagcaccttcaggaatgaggcttccaccatctccctgggcaacccctgccaggctctgaccACCCTCCTGTTGAACAaagtcttcctaacatccaggctgaatctccccatttccagctttgttcccttctccccagtcctatccctacctgacagcctcaaaagtccctccccagcttttttgcagcccccttaagatactgcaaggccacaagaaggtcacctgggagccttctcctctgcagcctgtgcagctctgtgtgcatcCTCTCCTCGCCCCTGCCCGCAGGATCTATCGCTACCAGACGCACGACTACGCCTTCAGCAGCAACGAGAGGCTGCTGCACGCCCTTGGAGGGGACAGCTTCACCCTCCTGCTCAACCAGAGCATCGATGAAGCCATGCAGAGAGCTGGCTTCTCCCACAAGTTCATCAACGAGGTGGTTTGTCCAGCCATGAGAGTCAACTATGGGCAGGGTGTCAACATCAATGGTTTCGTGGGTGAgtgatctctgatcacattctgtgcttctgtgctccataaaCTCCCCCTGGGCaacttcctgcagcccccttcagatcctgcaagacCACTCCAAGctgtcctggaagccttctcctctccaggctgcacagcctcaactctctcagcctgtgctcagagcagagctgctgcagccctctcagcatcttggtggcttcctctgggctggctccaacacttctatgtcctgcttgtgctgggggctgcagagctgcacccgggactgcaggtggggtctgaggagagcagagccaaggggcagaatcccctcccttgccctgtgcccacactgctcctcctgcagcccagcacagggttatgtctgggctgcactcacactgcaggctcctgttgagctttgcatcaccccagaccctcaggtcctgttcctcagggctgctctcagccatccaTCAAtttgtccaagccccctgcaggcagcaggaacatctgaacggttggactcgatgatcatgGAAtacactgggttggaaaggaccctccaTAGCCCTGAGCTCCCAGCGTGGCCATCCTGAGGACCTGCTGCTCCTCGTGGCTGTTGGGACTCCTGCTCCCGTGCAgcacaacctcctgtgctgtgttaCTGCCTCCCTGCCACAAGTCCTTGGCCTGCAGCAAGCTCTGTGCCCCAAAGGGTtaggattctgcccctgttctGCCCCTCTGTGTTTCAAGTGCTCAGCCACACAACCACACTGCTTCCTTGTAGGTGCTGTTTCGCTGGCAGGGGTGGACTCAGGCCTTTGGTCAGTGAAAGGGGGAAACAAACTGGTCTGCAGTGGTCTGCTGTCTGCCTCCAAGGCtgaagttatccatgggactgTGTTGTCCATAGAGCCCAAAGTCAGGCCTGGGCCCACAGGTGAGTTGAGGTTGCTTTGGTGGGGAGGGGCAGCCTGAAGCAAAGCCTTGGGTCTTCCATGGTCTTCCTGTCCTTACTTCCACATCCTTACCTCCATAAACCCACTCATGTTTTTACCCCCATACCCCTAACCTCATTATCCCTCATATCCTTTGCCCCCAAATATGTCCCCCCATATCCATACCCCCAAATATGCCCCTCAACATCCATGCCCTCAATACCCCCCATATCCACACCTCCAAATATGTCCCCCCAAATCCTACCCTCAAATACTTCCCCATATCCACACCTCCAAATATGTCCCCCCAAATCCTTACCCTCAAATACTTCCCCATATCCTTCCCCTCAAATATGTCCCCCCCATATCCTTCCATGGGGTTCCAAGAGGAGAAGtgagctctgctccccaccccagctcacagccaagCTGGGCCTAGTTCTAACACTACTCCAGCTGGCAGCAAGGTGCTGAGAGCCCAGAGGGGAGAGTCAGAGGGACAGGTGGGatcccccccagcactgcagtggcATAACCAAGCTGTGCTCCCCAGGGGACCCGGTGAAGCTCTACCAGGTCACTTACAacacaggctcagaggtgacagGGGACACCTACGACATGGTCTTCATCGCTGCTCCGCTGGGCCCCGACTTGGCCAACATCAGCTTCAAGAACTTTGAGCCTCCCATCCGCCAGCTGCCCAACCTGTACCACCAGACCATCACCACGCTGGTGCACGGCCGCCTCAACACCTCCTTCTTTGGTTACCCAGAGCCAGCAACCTTTCCTTTTGGGGTCATCTTGACCATGGACAATCCCAACCTCTTCTTCAACAGCGTGGGGAAGGTGTCCCCtgtgggagctgccagcagggaggcagagctgccctcGCAGTTGGCTGTCTGGAAGGTGTTCTCCAAGGAGGTGCTGACCAAGGAGCAGCTcaacctgctcttctcctcctaTGACTCCCTCAAGGTGAAGCAGTGGTTGGCTTACCCTGAGTACAGGCCCCCAGAGAAATGTCCTCCCATCCTCCTGCACGACCACATCTACTACGTGAGCGGCATCGAGCGAGCTGCCAGCGCCATGGAGATGAGCAGCATCGCGGCCAAGAACGCTGCCCTGCTGGGCTACCACCGCTGGCACGGCAACGGCCACCGCATCGACCAGGAGGGGCTGCATGAGAAGCTGAagacagagctctgagctcggctccagcctccagcacaCAACCTTCGGAGGGAGGGATCCACCgctgcagctcctgagccaccgctggaggtgctgaagggagacctccaGGCTGAGTCCCtcagaggagatgctcagctCGCTCAGGCTGGCCTGCAGCTCAAAGAGCAGTGCAGAAGCTTTCCCGAGTGTTCAACCCTTCCTCAGGGAAACTGCCCCAAGGAACCTTCCTCAGGGAATCTCCCCCCAAGGAACCTTCCCCAGAGAATCTCCCCCAGAGAAATCTCCCAAGGAACCTTCCCCAGGGAATCTCCCCCCAAGCCTCCTTCCCCAGGAAATCTCCCACCAAGTCTTCCTCAGGAAATTTCCCCCCAAGGAACCTTCTCCAGGGAGTCTCCCCTCAAGCCTCCTTCCCCAGGGAATCTCCCCCAAAGCCTTCCCTAGGAAATCTCCCCCCAGGAAATCTCCCCCCAAGGAACCTTCCCCAGGGAATCTCCCCCAAAGCCTTCCCCAAGGAATGTTCCCCAAGCAGCCTTCCCCAAACAAGTTCCTGTGGTCCAACTTCAAGCTCTTCTTGACCTTTCCTCAAGCAAAAATCTCCAGCCCTTCCTCAAGGAATCTCTTCAGTGCATCCCCCTTCTCCACGCTGGATCCcgtggctcagctgctgccaagcacCCAGCAGGACTGACCCAAGTTACATCAACCAGTAGAAAATTTatttaacaaaaccaaacccaaaataaGTTTAAGCCCTGGGGAAGCTTTGTGGCAGagtgggaagaggaaagggaagagctTGGAGTCAGGATGCCTGGGAATGAGGTGGGATTCTCCCCTGCTATACTCGTTCCAATGCTTCCAACATAATGATGCTGTTTCCTCTTATCACCTAAAAAAAGGGAGAGTTGAGAGGTGGTGGTGAGATGTGAAATGTTTTGTGTGGTGAGAATAAACATATCCACAGGTTCCTCAAAGGCTTGGAGAGAGAAATTGTGGATGCTgcatccctggaaccactccaggttaggttgttttggggttctgagcaacctgctctagttgaagaggATAAAAAATTGGGGTTGGTTGGAAAAAGCCTTCAAGAAGAGTTTtaagctgaggaagggctgctcagaagggcctgtggggacaggaggagggacaatggtttgaaactggaccAGAGGGACatcaggagcaagttcttttctctgagggtggtggactgttggagcaggttgcccagagaggtggtggaggcaccatgcctggagacaAAGTCAGgtttgatgtggccctgagcaacctgctctagttgggaggtgtctctgctgctcgcagggggttggacaagatgaccttggagagtcctttctaacccagtgcattccatgaccatcaagtccaaccattcagatgtccctgctgtgcagcctggagagaaggcttcaaggagaccttagagtggccttgcaggatctgaaggggaggactggggaaggactactgacaagggcttggaatgacagaaggaggaggaatgggtttgaagtggcagaggggagactgaaactgggtgttaggaaagggtttgcagtgtgggtggtgagagactggcacaggttgagggtggtgagagactgacacaggtttcccagggaggttgtggagcacagaagcacccaatgtgatcaaagatcacattgggtgcttctgtgctccacaacctccctgaaggtgttcaggaccaggctgaatgaggccttaagcaacctgttctagttggaggtgtccctgcctatgggacaccctatggcagggagggttggaactggctgagctttgacctcctttccatcctaaaccattctatgacctcagagggtcctttccaacccagtgcattccatGACTCCAACCATTcagacatccctgctgactgcaagggggtagtggtggtggggaggggatttggacaagatgacttttgaaggtcccttccaacccccagcagcctctgctccaatTCTCTGCCAAGCCAGCCCACTTCACAGCTTGCACTCACCACCATGCCAATGTTGTTCTGCTGTCCCCCAGGTGCCATCTCCACGCACTCATCAATCACGAGGTTCATGAAGGGATCAAAGCCACGCAGGATCCCCTGGACGTGGCGACCACCATTGAGCTTCACTGCAAGACATTGGAGCAGGTATGAAGAAAGGAGGCTGCTGAAAGCCACTGCTGGGTCTTTTCTCATCAGAAATGCAGCTCTCAAACTGAGCTAGGGGCAACGGAGAGGGGAGCTCTTGTGGGACCAGCAAGCCTTTAGAATCCTAAcgtcattttggttggaagagacctttaagatcattgagtgcaacattaagagacctttaagatcattgagtgcagCACTTAGCACTGCCAGAGCACCACCGAGCCGAGGCCCCCAGGGCACCACCGAGCCGAGGcccccagggcaccaccaagctGTGCCCCTCAGCACTGTATCTTCACAGCTTTCAAACCCTCTCCAGGGgcctccatcactgccctgggcagcctgaaccAGGTCTTGCCAACTCTCaatctgctcctccccagctctgttctgcagacccttcatcagctgtgttgcccttctctggacctgctgcagcccttcaatgtccttctcggagtgcagagcccaaaactgggccCAGTGTGGCCTTCCCAGTGCCCAGGCCAGGGGGCACAAtctctgccctgtccctgctgcccgcaCTACGTCCACAAAGCGAACCCCTCAGAGCATCACGTAAGATGCAGAAAGAAACCCCTGCTCCAAGTGGTTATAAATCCCAACTTCAAATTAACACAAATTAAC contains:
- the SNRPG gene encoding small nuclear ribonucleoprotein G isoform X1, with the protein product MSKAHPPELKKFMDKKLSLKLNGGRHVQGILRGFDPFMNLVIDECVEMAPGGQQNNIGMVVIRGNSIIMLEALERV
- the LOC135192497 gene encoding prenylcysteine oxidase 1-like, which translates into the protein MPGRGLPLPLLLLAALCPPAPARQNPASIAVVGGGIGGAATAYFLRRRFGPAVRLQLMEKAAPGGRLATEQLHGQAYEAGGSVIHPLNLHMKHFVQQLGLSVAPAQGSLLGIYNGEDFVFEESSWYLINLLKLLWHYGLNPLRMYMWVEDILDKFMRIYRYQTHDYAFSSNERLLHALGGDSFTLLLNQSIDEAMQRAGFSHKFINEVVCPAMRVNYGQGVNINGFVGAVSLAGVDSGLWSVKGGNKLVCSGLLSASKAEVIHGTVLSIEPKVRPGPTGDPVKLYQVTYNTGSEVTGDTYDMVFIAAPLGPDLANISFKNFEPPIRQLPNLYHQTITTLVHGRLNTSFFGYPEPATFPFGVILTMDNPNLFFNSVGKVSPVGAASREAELPSQLAVWKVFSKEVLTKEQLNLLFSSYDSLKVKQWLAYPEYRPPEKCPPILLHDHIYYVSGIERAASAMEMSSIAAKNAALLGYHRWHGNGHRIDQEGLHEKLKTEL
- the SNRPG gene encoding small nuclear ribonucleoprotein G isoform X2, with translation MDKKLSLKLNGGRHVQGILRGFDPFMNLVIDECVEMAPGGQQNNIGMVVIRGNSIIMLEALERV